Proteins encoded within one genomic window of Bacillus sp. F19:
- a CDS encoding response regulator transcription factor → MTNYNVLVVDDDKEIRDAIEIYLKNENITVIKAKDGIEALEKLNEHSVHLILLDIMMPRLDGISTTFKIREKKNIPIIILSAKSEDTDKILGLQVGADDYVTKPFNPMELIARVKSQLRRYVTLGTYEGVKKTVDLNGLTLDQTAKEVTVHGENVKLTRIEYSIVELLMLNAGRVFSINEIYERVWNEPGYNAEKTVAVHIRKIREKIEIDPKNPRFLKVVWGIGYKMEK, encoded by the coding sequence ATGACAAATTATAACGTTTTAGTAGTGGATGATGATAAAGAAATTCGCGATGCGATTGAAATCTATTTAAAGAATGAAAACATAACTGTGATAAAAGCAAAAGACGGCATAGAAGCTCTTGAAAAACTGAATGAGCACTCTGTTCATTTGATTCTATTGGATATTATGATGCCGCGCCTTGACGGCATTTCAACAACATTTAAAATCCGCGAGAAAAAAAACATTCCGATAATTATACTGAGTGCCAAAAGTGAAGACACCGATAAGATACTAGGCCTGCAGGTCGGGGCAGATGACTATGTGACCAAACCGTTCAACCCCATGGAGCTGATTGCCAGAGTGAAATCACAGTTAAGACGGTATGTGACGCTTGGTACATATGAAGGGGTGAAAAAGACCGTAGATCTGAATGGTCTTACCCTTGATCAAACAGCTAAAGAAGTGACGGTGCACGGTGAGAACGTAAAGCTTACCCGCATTGAATACAGCATTGTCGAATTATTGATGCTGAATGCCGGCCGCGTGTTTTCTATTAATGAAATTTATGAACGTGTATGGAATGAGCCTGGCTATAATGCAGAAAAAACAGTGGCGGTTCATATCAGGAAGATAAGAGAGAAGATTGAAATCGATCCTAAAAATCCGAGGTTTTTAAAGGTGGTATGGGGAATTGGGTACAAAATGGAAAAATAG
- a CDS encoding zinc ribbon domain-containing protein, translating to METYKNCQSCGMPLSRDEHGGGTEANGTKSSKYCSHCYQNGAFTMPDITSDEMKEKVKSKIKEFGFPGFLTGLFTRNIHKLERWK from the coding sequence TTGGAAACTTATAAGAATTGTCAAAGCTGCGGTATGCCTTTATCCAGAGATGAACACGGAGGCGGAACAGAAGCAAACGGAACAAAAAGCAGTAAATATTGCAGTCATTGTTACCAAAATGGAGCCTTTACAATGCCCGACATCACTTCAGATGAAATGAAAGAAAAAGTAAAGAGTAAAATTAAGGAGTTTGGTTTTCCTGGGTTTCTTACTGGTTTATTTACACGCAATATCCATAAGCTTGAACGCTGGAAATAA